The following are encoded together in the Proteiniphilum saccharofermentans genome:
- a CDS encoding RHS repeat-associated core domain-containing protein yields MVFIVYDIHEDSKVYKLQVDIFQSCTYKFGVAMGNLDNRNITEIFSYDHLNRLTNAAGKTVAYSANGNITSIAGVGTMEYTHSGKPYQVSMVTPTGDAVPAREQTVTYTSFQRPATLAENGYNTTFTYNAAGERVKMHLTQGSTAVLTRSYIGGQYEIDTQSNIERLYLGGDAYSAPAVYVKEAGNWKIYYICRDYLGSITHVANADGSLKQELSYDAWGRLRNPATQVAYTPGSEPALFLGRGYTGHEHLPWFGLINMNARLYDAALGRFLSPDPYVQMPDFTQNFNRYSYCLNNPLVYIDQDGESFLLLAAIVGAIAGGLSGGFYSLSQNKSF; encoded by the coding sequence ATGGTTTTCATTGTATATGACATCCACGAAGACAGTAAGGTATACAAATTACAAGTAGACATTTTTCAAAGCTGTACTTATAAGTTCGGTGTGGCAATGGGTAATCTGGACAACCGGAACATCACCGAAATATTCAGTTACGACCACCTGAACCGGCTGACCAACGCGGCGGGGAAGACCGTTGCCTACTCTGCCAACGGGAATATTACTTCCATTGCCGGCGTGGGGACAATGGAATACACTCACAGCGGTAAACCGTACCAGGTTTCGATGGTCACACCCACGGGCGATGCAGTTCCGGCAAGGGAACAAACCGTAACCTATACCTCTTTCCAGCGCCCGGCCACTCTTGCGGAGAACGGTTATAATACCACGTTCACCTACAATGCCGCTGGCGAGCGGGTAAAGATGCACCTTACCCAGGGTTCCACGGCCGTATTGACCCGGTCCTATATCGGTGGGCAGTATGAGATAGACACCCAGTCCAATATTGAACGGCTGTATTTAGGCGGTGATGCCTATTCCGCCCCTGCCGTATATGTAAAAGAGGCGGGGAATTGGAAAATATATTATATTTGTCGAGATTATTTGGGTAGTATTACCCACGTGGCGAATGCCGATGGTTCTTTGAAACAGGAATTAAGTTATGATGCCTGGGGGAGGTTAAGAAATCCCGCTACGCAGGTAGCCTATACCCCCGGAAGCGAGCCTGCCTTATTCCTTGGTAGGGGTTATACCGGACATGAGCATCTGCCTTGGTTCGGGTTGATAAACATGAACGCCCGGTTGTATGATGCGGCGTTGGGACGCTTCCTGTCTCCCGACCCGTATGTGCAGATGCCGGATTTCACGCAGAACTTCAACCGGTACAGTTATTGTTTGAATAACCCGTTAGTGTATATTGACCAGGATGGGGAGTCGTTTTTACTGCTTGCAGCTATTGTTGGCGCAATTGCGGGAGGATTATCCGGTGGCTTTTATTCTCTATCTCAAAATAAGAGTTTCTGA
- a CDS encoding DUF5686 family protein: MKGKVTVYILFLIIASFKSFALQTELPVDTIMKRAMNAAEKYNNLVESFSAEVYTRTYVETLKKNLLYKYTHLIPDFVLHDPHNETALIETISDLRFDYPNSYVQDVRHVTGTLTGKKDIDMIPFELLNINIYGETTNEESFFMPIRLKTSKYYRYSLARTFTENEKVYYSIDYSPIYENSKLLKGTFIIEKGTWRVIFFRGEGIDIFSNFMFEITMGDEWVTHYLPVQFIIYETSSYLGNVLASRHLATIDYREIQLRRTTEPVRSLNISDFYKIRLDSVPLQSDSAFWNKRRPIPLQAIEKDVITQYLQRQAEEAARKANGDSIRPPNIAQQVAQRMVMNSNYKYRSTAIGYSGLLNPLMVGYTSRDGVTYRQKLSFNFDLTHNRTVNMKAFAGYMFRRKEFFTDLTTTWNYDPYRLGSATISIGNGNPIYSSLFVDQIQDSLNNRGINFEDISVNYYRDYYLKLFNTYEVTNGLLLHTGIDYHIRKSKDNMSKLRSATPDSEPIEDMFGTKKSFAPFIRISWTPRQYYRYDGRQKIYERSPFPTFKLELSRSFQHILGSTSEYNRIELDISQNISFGLRHSLQYHVGAGKFINQKTEYFADFVYFSKSNFPENWNDGLGGIFNLLSRDLYNASDSYIQAHTMFEAPFLILKNIPFVSDFAENERIYLSQLYTPQIVSYTELGYGIGNRFFNAGFFTSFHKTGFRQVGVRAAFEF; encoded by the coding sequence ATGAAAGGGAAAGTCACTGTATATATCCTGTTTCTGATAATTGCTTCCTTCAAAAGTTTCGCATTACAGACGGAACTACCTGTGGATACCATCATGAAGAGGGCAATGAATGCTGCCGAAAAATATAACAATCTGGTAGAAAGTTTTTCAGCGGAAGTATATACACGTACCTATGTAGAGACTCTGAAAAAGAATCTCCTTTATAAATATACTCACCTAATCCCCGATTTTGTCCTGCACGACCCCCATAATGAAACGGCATTAATCGAGACCATCAGCGATCTGCGATTCGACTATCCCAACAGTTATGTACAGGATGTACGTCACGTGACCGGGACACTTACCGGCAAGAAAGATATCGACATGATACCTTTCGAACTGTTGAATATCAATATTTACGGGGAAACGACCAATGAGGAAAGTTTTTTCATGCCTATCAGGTTAAAAACATCGAAATATTATCGTTACAGCCTGGCACGCACCTTTACAGAAAACGAAAAGGTTTATTACAGCATTGACTACAGCCCTATTTACGAAAACAGCAAACTCCTGAAAGGTACATTTATCATTGAAAAAGGAACCTGGCGGGTGATTTTCTTCAGGGGTGAGGGAATTGATATATTCTCCAATTTTATGTTCGAGATAACTATGGGGGACGAGTGGGTCACCCACTATTTGCCGGTACAGTTTATCATTTATGAAACATCTTCATATCTGGGAAATGTACTGGCAAGCAGGCATCTGGCAACAATCGACTATCGGGAGATACAGTTGAGGCGGACTACGGAACCGGTACGGTCTCTCAATATCAGTGACTTTTACAAAATAAGGCTGGACTCTGTACCATTACAGAGCGACTCTGCCTTTTGGAATAAACGCCGTCCCATACCTTTGCAGGCTATAGAAAAGGATGTAATAACACAATATCTGCAACGACAGGCAGAGGAGGCAGCCCGTAAAGCCAATGGGGATTCTATCCGCCCCCCTAATATCGCACAACAGGTAGCCCAACGTATGGTGATGAACTCGAACTACAAATACCGTTCAACGGCAATAGGTTATTCGGGATTACTCAATCCCCTGATGGTGGGATATACTTCACGTGATGGCGTTACCTATCGCCAGAAATTATCATTTAATTTCGATTTGACACATAACCGTACAGTAAATATGAAAGCCTTTGCAGGCTATATGTTCCGTCGTAAAGAGTTCTTCACAGATCTGACCACTACGTGGAATTATGATCCTTACCGGCTGGGAAGCGCCACCATTTCCATCGGGAACGGTAATCCGATTTACAGTTCGCTCTTCGTCGACCAGATACAGGACAGCCTCAATAACCGGGGGATCAACTTCGAGGATATCTCTGTGAATTATTACAGGGATTATTATCTGAAACTCTTTAACACCTACGAAGTGACCAACGGATTACTTTTACACACCGGCATCGATTACCATATCAGAAAAAGTAAGGACAACATGAGCAAACTACGCTCTGCCACCCCCGACAGTGAACCGATAGAAGACATGTTCGGCACCAAGAAGTCATTTGCCCCGTTTATCCGTATCAGTTGGACTCCGAGACAATATTACCGGTATGACGGACGACAGAAAATCTATGAACGGTCACCCTTTCCAACCTTCAAACTGGAGTTATCCCGAAGTTTCCAGCATATTCTTGGAAGTACATCGGAGTATAACCGCATAGAATTGGATATCAGCCAGAACATATCTTTCGGATTGAGACATTCTCTTCAGTACCATGTGGGAGCCGGTAAATTTATCAACCAAAAAACCGAGTACTTTGCCGATTTTGTCTATTTCTCCAAAAGCAATTTCCCTGAAAACTGGAATGACGGCCTGGGAGGTATTTTTAATCTACTGAGTCGCGACCTGTATAACGCTTCCGACTCATATATCCAGGCACATACCATGTTTGAAGCTCCTTTCCTGATACTGAAAAATATTCCGTTTGTATCTGATTTTGCAGAGAATGAACGAATTTACCTGAGTCAGTTATATACTCCACAAATCGTCTCCTATACCGAACTCGGATATGGTATCGGCAACCGTTTTTTCAATGCCGGCTTCTTCACCTCCTTCCACAAAACCGGATTCAGGCAGGTAGGAGTGCGGGCGGCGTTTGAGTTCTGA
- a CDS encoding Crp/Fnr family transcriptional regulator: MAAKKRDEIDLSSSLPDIWRMLTDAEREILRGSARIVHFKKNELIYLEEDTPKELMCLFSGKVKIFKSGVGGRSQIIRIIRPIQYFGYRAYFARENYVTAAMAFESCTVCMIPMELIEKFLRGNGNLAFFFIQMLSVDLGIADQRVVNLTQKHVRGRLAESLLALKESYGLEEDGATINIYLAREDLASLSNMTTSNAIRTLSNFVNERIIAIDGRKIKIIDEERLHKISRMG; the protein is encoded by the coding sequence ATGGCCGCAAAGAAAAGAGATGAAATTGATTTATCCTCCTCGCTACCCGACATCTGGAGGATGTTGACGGACGCTGAGCGTGAAATTTTGCGCGGTAGTGCCCGCATAGTGCATTTTAAGAAGAATGAACTGATTTATCTTGAAGAGGATACACCGAAAGAGTTGATGTGCCTTTTCTCCGGAAAGGTGAAGATCTTCAAGAGTGGAGTCGGTGGGCGTAGCCAAATTATAAGGATCATACGTCCTATACAATACTTTGGTTACAGGGCTTACTTTGCGCGGGAAAATTATGTGACGGCCGCCATGGCGTTCGAGTCATGTACCGTCTGCATGATCCCTATGGAGTTGATAGAAAAATTCCTGAGAGGGAATGGTAATTTGGCTTTCTTCTTTATCCAGATGTTATCAGTTGACCTTGGTATTGCTGACCAACGGGTTGTCAATCTTACCCAGAAGCATGTGCGTGGCAGACTGGCAGAATCGCTATTAGCCCTGAAGGAAAGCTATGGGCTGGAAGAAGATGGTGCTACCATAAATATTTATCTGGCACGGGAAGACTTGGCCAGCCTCTCCAATATGACTACTTCCAATGCTATTCGAACCCTTTCCAATTTTGTGAATGAACGCATCATCGCTATCGATGGAAGAAAAATAAAGATTATCGATGAAGAACGACTTCACAAAATAAGCCGCATGGGATAA
- a CDS encoding GH3 auxin-responsive promoter family protein has protein sequence MIQKITRSILTGYYRPVKKFVEDPLGIQQRTLDYLLKHGRNTLYGKENNFHSIRNSSDFARIPVISYEELRPWLDRIILHKQQEVLWDTPVKWFAMSSGTTEDKSKYIPVTKESLYNGNYRAGYHMLGVYARHHPDTAFILGKTLVLGGSQQINRIGGDIYTGDISAILMRNLPAVAKRRRTPEGIALLPDWEEKLQKLADYAVKADIRAMVGVPSWMLVLLKKIVEDTGRTIPEIWPHLEVFFHGGVSFLPFQEQYEKLIPSAKMRYWETYNASEGFFGVQFSPASKDMLLLLDNEVYYEFIPSGEWDKNNPVAVPLSGVETGRQYAVVISTSGGLWRYRIGDTIQFTSTHPYLFKITGRTKQFINAFGEELIVENADKAINEACRLTGSKVTEYTAAPVYFGEQSNGAHEWLIEFETPPANLVEFTHILDESLKRLNSDYEAKRSYNLSLGMPVVKIMEKDTFYNWMKQREKTGGQNKVPKLSNDRKYVDSILYFIGNNTQ, from the coding sequence ATGATTCAGAAGATAACCCGCTCAATACTCACCGGCTATTACAGGCCGGTGAAAAAATTTGTAGAAGACCCGCTGGGAATACAACAACGAACCTTGGACTATTTGCTCAAGCATGGGCGGAATACACTCTACGGAAAAGAAAATAACTTCCATTCCATTCGAAACAGCAGCGATTTTGCCAGGATACCCGTTATCTCGTATGAAGAGTTGCGCCCCTGGCTCGACAGGATAATCCTCCATAAGCAGCAGGAGGTACTTTGGGATACCCCTGTGAAGTGGTTCGCCATGTCGTCAGGTACTACCGAGGACAAGAGTAAATATATTCCTGTTACTAAAGAGTCGTTATACAACGGCAACTATCGTGCCGGTTACCATATGTTAGGAGTTTACGCCCGGCATCACCCCGATACCGCATTTATATTGGGTAAAACATTGGTATTGGGAGGGAGCCAGCAAATCAACCGTATTGGTGGCGATATCTATACGGGTGATATATCAGCTATTCTGATGAGGAACCTCCCGGCTGTGGCAAAGAGAAGAAGGACTCCTGAGGGGATTGCCTTATTGCCCGACTGGGAAGAAAAACTGCAAAAGTTAGCAGACTATGCGGTGAAAGCTGATATCCGTGCTATGGTTGGAGTGCCCTCATGGATGTTGGTACTGCTGAAAAAGATCGTGGAAGATACCGGCCGTACCATCCCTGAGATATGGCCTCACCTTGAAGTATTCTTCCATGGGGGAGTCAGTTTTCTTCCTTTTCAAGAGCAGTATGAGAAATTGATCCCTTCGGCAAAGATGCGGTATTGGGAAACTTATAATGCTTCGGAGGGATTCTTCGGTGTGCAGTTCTCACCTGCTTCCAAAGATATGTTATTGTTGCTCGATAACGAAGTATATTATGAATTTATTCCTTCCGGGGAGTGGGACAAGAATAATCCGGTTGCCGTGCCCCTGAGCGGAGTGGAGACCGGCAGGCAATATGCTGTGGTGATTTCCACCAGTGGAGGACTTTGGCGTTACAGGATAGGGGATACCATTCAATTCACCTCAACACACCCTTACCTCTTCAAGATTACAGGGCGTACTAAACAATTTATCAATGCTTTCGGTGAAGAGTTGATTGTTGAAAATGCCGATAAGGCTATCAATGAAGCATGCCGCCTTACCGGATCAAAAGTGACCGAATATACCGCAGCGCCCGTCTACTTCGGAGAGCAGAGTAATGGAGCCCACGAGTGGCTTATCGAATTCGAGACTCCACCTGCTAATCTTGTGGAATTCACGCATATTCTCGACGAAAGCCTGAAACGACTCAATTCCGACTATGAGGCAAAACGCTCCTATAACCTTTCACTTGGCATGCCGGTGGTAAAGATTATGGAAAAAGATACTTTCTACAACTGGATGAAACAGAGGGAGAAAACCGGAGGACAGAACAAAGTACCCAAGCTTTCCAACGACCGGAAGTATGTGGACAGTATTCTCTATTTTATAGGAAACAACACCCAATAA
- a CDS encoding outer membrane protein assembly factor BamD codes for MRIKLCYFLLLALALSSCNEYNKILKSTDRDLKYSYAKKYFEEGKYNRSITLLEELVTFMKGTAQAEESLYLLAQSHYNSKDYYSATQWFTSYYNTYPSGEYAEPALFYSAYGMYLDSPEARLDQTKTYTAIAEFQKYIERYPQTERAEQAKNYLFELQEKLAYKELLAAQLYLNLGNYMGNNYESAVITAREAMKSYPFSKYQEEYQMTILRARFEYAQNSTLRAQPERYRSVVDEYFNYKNSFPEGKYMAEADRYYREAQQKIDVLPTS; via the coding sequence ATGAGAATAAAATTGTGCTACTTTTTACTACTCGCTTTGGCATTGAGTTCCTGTAACGAGTACAACAAAATTCTGAAAAGTACCGATAGGGACTTGAAATACAGCTATGCCAAAAAGTATTTTGAGGAGGGGAAATACAACCGTTCCATCACATTGCTGGAAGAGTTGGTTACCTTTATGAAAGGAACGGCGCAGGCCGAAGAATCGCTTTATCTCCTGGCCCAGAGCCATTATAACTCAAAAGACTATTATTCGGCAACGCAGTGGTTCACCTCTTATTACAACACTTATCCCAGTGGTGAGTATGCCGAACCGGCTCTTTTCTATTCGGCTTACGGCATGTATCTCGACTCGCCCGAAGCGCGTTTGGATCAGACTAAAACTTATACGGCGATTGCTGAATTTCAGAAATATATTGAACGGTATCCTCAGACAGAAAGGGCAGAACAAGCGAAAAACTACCTGTTTGAATTGCAGGAGAAATTGGCATATAAAGAGTTGCTGGCTGCCCAGCTCTATCTGAACCTTGGAAATTATATGGGGAATAATTACGAGTCTGCGGTTATCACTGCCCGTGAGGCGATGAAGAGCTATCCTTTCTCCAAATATCAGGAGGAGTACCAGATGACTATCCTGCGCGCCCGCTTTGAATATGCACAGAATAGTACGTTACGGGCACAACCCGAGCGTTACCGTTCGGTGGTCGATGAATATTTCAACTATAAAAATTCATTCCCCGAAGGTAAATATATGGCTGAAGCCGACAGGTATTACCGTGAAGCACAACAGAAAATAGATGTGCTTCCGACTTCCTGA
- a CDS encoding DNA-directed RNA polymerase subunit omega translates to MDYKKIAASTNTETRDVMKMSDPVGNVYEMVMVISKRANQLAVEMKQDLDAKLQEFASYSDNLEEVFENHEQIEISRFYEKLPKPSLLAIEEWKEGEIYYRNPSKEKEMFG, encoded by the coding sequence ATGGATTACAAGAAAATTGCTGCAAGCACCAACACCGAGACACGCGATGTAATGAAAATGTCGGATCCGGTGGGTAACGTATATGAAATGGTGATGGTTATCAGTAAGAGGGCAAACCAGTTGGCCGTTGAAATGAAACAGGATCTCGATGCCAAACTACAGGAATTCGCTTCTTACAGCGATAATCTGGAAGAGGTGTTCGAAAATCATGAACAGATAGAGATATCCCGTTTCTACGAAAAATTACCTAAACCCTCTCTGTTGGCTATAGAAGAGTGGAAAGAAGGAGAGATTTATTATCGCAATCCGTCCAAGGAAAAAGAAATGTTCGGATAA
- a CDS encoding DUF4293 domain-containing protein yields MLQRVQTVFLLLAAAAMLIASVTPLALFLYNADQAVFEAMGVYLNGQLNDSTWGLFAIGAASSVLALFTVFLYKKRMLQIRFSIFNIILMIGFYLYFGFIVYQLASVESLHFQKVGIGIIMPVIAIILTILAIRRIGADEALVRSLNRLRK; encoded by the coding sequence ATGTTGCAACGTGTCCAAACGGTTTTTCTCCTTTTGGCAGCAGCAGCCATGCTGATTGCCTCCGTAACGCCTTTGGCGCTGTTCCTCTATAATGCCGACCAGGCAGTGTTTGAGGCAATGGGTGTCTACCTGAACGGCCAACTCAACGACTCTACGTGGGGACTGTTTGCCATAGGTGCTGCCAGTTCTGTACTGGCACTTTTTACGGTCTTTCTCTACAAAAAAAGGATGTTGCAGATACGCTTCTCCATCTTCAATATTATCCTCATGATAGGGTTTTATCTCTATTTCGGATTTATTGTATATCAACTCGCATCAGTAGAGAGTCTCCACTTTCAAAAAGTGGGTATAGGAATTATCATGCCTGTGATTGCTATTATCCTCACCATCCTTGCCATTCGAAGAATAGGTGCCGACGAAGCGCTGGTGCGGTCGCTCAACAGGCTTAGGAAGTAA
- a CDS encoding M48 family metallopeptidase, with protein MEQKKLQRTIKFTLVIFMAALFLESCGSVPFTGRRQLQLVSNEEVMALSLQQYQEFMRTAPVERGTPNAQMVSRVGTRIANAVKTFYTNNGYASELDNYAWEFNLVKENSVNAFAMPGGKVVVYTGLLSVTQTEEALAVVMGHEIAHVLARHSNERLSQQVALQYGGAIAGGLLGNSQVMQQLGSTVFGLGAQYGVMMPYARKHEYEADEIGLILMAIAGYDPRVAVPFWTRMAQQSGGSQVPEALSTHPNDNNRITRIESIMPNVLQYYKGSGVQNNTKEPIKTNVTVPAETGKAKTSEEWTF; from the coding sequence ATGGAACAAAAGAAATTACAAAGAACAATAAAATTCACGCTCGTGATATTTATGGCGGCGTTGTTCTTGGAGTCATGCGGGAGCGTGCCGTTTACCGGAAGAAGGCAGCTCCAGTTAGTATCCAATGAAGAGGTGATGGCATTGAGCCTGCAACAATATCAGGAGTTTATGCGTACAGCTCCCGTTGAAAGGGGTACGCCCAATGCACAGATGGTAAGCCGTGTCGGCACCCGGATCGCTAATGCGGTAAAAACTTTTTATACCAACAACGGTTATGCGTCGGAACTCGATAATTATGCATGGGAATTTAATTTGGTGAAAGAGAATAGTGTGAATGCCTTTGCTATGCCGGGCGGTAAGGTGGTCGTTTACACCGGCCTGCTTTCAGTCACCCAAACCGAAGAAGCATTAGCGGTGGTTATGGGACATGAAATAGCCCATGTGCTCGCCCGCCACTCCAATGAGAGATTGAGTCAACAAGTGGCTTTGCAATATGGAGGTGCCATTGCAGGGGGACTTTTGGGTAATTCGCAGGTTATGCAACAACTTGGAAGTACCGTCTTTGGTCTGGGAGCACAATATGGAGTGATGATGCCCTATGCACGGAAACATGAGTATGAAGCCGATGAGATCGGATTGATACTCATGGCTATAGCCGGTTATGATCCCCGGGTTGCAGTTCCTTTCTGGACAAGGATGGCACAACAATCAGGCGGATCCCAGGTTCCTGAAGCCTTGAGTACACACCCTAACGACAATAACCGCATCACACGTATTGAGTCCATTATGCCCAATGTGTTACAATATTATAAAGGTTCAGGTGTCCAGAACAATACAAAGGAACCTATTAAAACCAACGTAACGGTACCTGCGGAAACAGGCAAAGCAAAGACTTCCGAAGAGTGGACTTTCTGA
- a CDS encoding DNA gyrase/topoisomerase IV subunit A: MSPKLPNDDDITEREENMEEDEALLSSESFSGSKVPVRLGDDSSLNLSKMYQNWFLDYASYVILERAVPHISDGLKPVQRRILHAMKRMDDGRYNKVANIIGTTMQYHPHGDASIGDALVQLGQKDLLIDCQGNWGNILTGDGAAAPRYIEARLNKFALEVLFDPKTTEWKASYDGRNKEPVTLPAKFPLLLVQGAEGIAVGLSSKILPHNFNEVCDAAVSYLQEEEFTLYPDFQTGGYIDVEKYNDGERGGSVKIRTTISKIDNKTLVIKDIPYGKTTAGLVDSILKANEKGKIKIKKVDDITAQNVEIHVQLAPGVSSDKTIDALYAFTDCEISISPNCCVIDDNRPHFLTVSDVLRSSVDTTRELLRRELEIEKSEKQEALLFASLEKIFIEERIYKDKEFENAKNMDIAVMHIDQRLEPYKPSFLREITRDDILRLMEIRMGRILKFNSDKSDELIAKLKEEIGEIDHNLNHLVDYTIAWFLMLKEKYGKNFPRRTIIRSFENIEATKVVEANEKLYINREEGFIGTGMKKDEFVCNCSDIDDIIVFFKDGKYKVVKVSDKMFVGKGILYAGVFKRNDKRTIYNVVYRDGKKAPHYIKRFAVTGITRDKEYDLTRGKAGSRIAYFSVNPNGEAETIRVILKPKPRMRILQFEKDFSEIEIKGRQAMGNILTKAEVHRIQLKQKGVSTLGGRKVWFDPDVFRLNYEGSGKFLGEFQGDDMILVVTTDGEYYICNFDLTNHFPHNILHIGKYDEHKVWTAALFDADQGYAYLKRFTFEPSEKPLRFVGDNTDSRLFLLTDAVYPRVKAVFGGHDDFREPLEIDVEEFIGVKSYKAKGKRISNYEVTEVEELEPLRFPEPEEEPQQTMKVEITEENGDNGENGENGENVDEDISDADLRDEITGQMKLF; this comes from the coding sequence ATGTCTCCCAAATTACCTAACGACGACGATATTACAGAGAGAGAGGAAAATATGGAAGAGGATGAAGCTCTTCTCTCTTCCGAGTCTTTTTCCGGTTCCAAAGTGCCGGTAAGGCTGGGCGACGACAGTTCGCTCAACCTCTCCAAGATGTATCAGAACTGGTTCCTCGATTACGCTTCCTATGTGATCCTCGAACGTGCTGTGCCGCACATCTCCGACGGCCTTAAGCCGGTACAGCGCCGTATCCTGCACGCCATGAAACGGATGGACGATGGTCGCTATAATAAAGTGGCTAATATTATCGGGACGACCATGCAGTACCACCCCCACGGAGATGCCTCTATCGGGGATGCACTGGTACAACTGGGACAAAAAGACCTACTGATAGATTGTCAGGGTAACTGGGGGAATATCCTTACTGGTGACGGTGCTGCCGCACCTCGTTATATCGAAGCACGACTCAATAAGTTTGCCCTTGAAGTACTCTTCGATCCGAAGACCACCGAGTGGAAAGCATCATATGACGGTCGTAATAAAGAGCCGGTTACATTGCCTGCAAAATTTCCACTTCTTCTGGTGCAAGGTGCCGAAGGAATTGCTGTAGGACTCTCTTCCAAAATATTGCCCCACAACTTTAATGAAGTGTGCGACGCAGCCGTGAGTTATCTACAGGAGGAGGAATTCACGCTCTATCCTGATTTCCAGACCGGGGGATATATCGATGTGGAAAAATATAACGATGGTGAAAGAGGCGGTTCAGTGAAGATCCGCACTACCATCTCCAAGATAGATAACAAGACATTAGTCATAAAAGATATACCTTACGGGAAAACTACTGCCGGACTGGTAGACTCCATCCTCAAGGCCAACGAAAAGGGAAAGATCAAGATCAAAAAGGTGGACGATATCACGGCGCAAAACGTGGAGATCCATGTGCAACTGGCACCCGGCGTCTCTTCCGATAAAACCATAGATGCCCTCTATGCCTTTACCGATTGTGAGATAAGCATTTCTCCCAACTGTTGCGTCATTGATGATAACAGGCCCCACTTCCTTACCGTAAGCGATGTGTTACGCTCGTCCGTCGATACTACCCGTGAACTGTTGCGTCGTGAGCTGGAGATTGAAAAAAGCGAAAAACAGGAAGCGCTCCTGTTTGCATCACTGGAAAAGATATTTATAGAAGAGCGTATCTATAAAGATAAAGAGTTCGAGAATGCTAAAAATATGGATATTGCCGTAATGCATATCGATCAACGTCTCGAACCCTATAAGCCTTCTTTTTTGCGTGAGATCACCCGGGATGATATTCTCAGGCTGATGGAGATCAGGATGGGACGCATCCTCAAATTCAATTCCGACAAGTCGGATGAATTAATTGCCAAACTGAAAGAAGAGATCGGCGAAATCGACCATAACCTCAACCACCTCGTCGATTATACTATCGCCTGGTTCCTGATGCTCAAGGAGAAGTATGGTAAGAACTTCCCGCGCCGTACCATCATCCGTAGTTTTGAAAACATCGAGGCTACCAAAGTGGTCGAAGCCAATGAGAAACTCTATATAAACCGTGAAGAGGGATTTATCGGTACCGGCATGAAAAAGGACGAGTTTGTCTGCAACTGCTCCGATATCGATGATATCATTGTCTTTTTCAAGGATGGAAAATATAAGGTAGTAAAAGTCAGTGACAAGATGTTCGTCGGTAAAGGCATCCTTTATGCCGGTGTCTTCAAAAGAAACGACAAACGTACTATCTATAATGTGGTATACCGTGATGGTAAGAAAGCGCCGCATTACATTAAACGATTCGCTGTTACCGGTATCACTCGTGATAAGGAATATGACCTTACCCGGGGAAAAGCGGGTTCGCGCATTGCATACTTCAGTGTCAATCCCAATGGTGAGGCTGAAACCATCAGAGTGATCCTGAAGCCCAAACCACGTATGCGTATTCTCCAGTTCGAAAAAGATTTCAGCGAGATCGAGATCAAAGGGAGACAGGCTATGGGGAATATTCTTACCAAAGCCGAAGTACATCGTATTCAACTTAAACAAAAAGGGGTGTCAACACTTGGCGGTCGCAAGGTGTGGTTCGACCCCGACGTCTTCCGCCTCAACTACGAAGGTAGCGGCAAATTCCTTGGTGAATTCCAGGGGGATGATATGATCCTTGTAGTGACTACCGACGGGGAGTATTATATCTGTAATTTCGATCTAACCAACCATTTTCCACATAATATACTCCATATCGGGAAATATGATGAGCATAAAGTATGGACAGCCGCCCTCTTTGATGCTGATCAGGGATATGCTTACCTGAAACGGTTTACCTTTGAGCCATCGGAGAAACCGCTTCGATTTGTGGGTGATAACACCGACTCCCGCTTGTTCTTGCTGACCGATGCGGTTTATCCCAGGGTAAAAGCTGTCTTTGGAGGACATGACGATTTCCGGGAACCACTGGAGATTGACGTGGAAGAATTTATTGGTGTGAAAAGCTATAAGGCAAAAGGCAAGCGTATCTCCAACTACGAGGTGACAGAGGTGGAAGAATTGGAACCGCTTCGTTTCCCCGAACCGGAAGAGGAGCCACAGCAGACAATGAAAGTGGAGATCACTGAAGAGAATGGAGATAACGGTGAAAATGGTGAAAATGGGGAAAACGTTGACGAGGATATCTCTGATGCCGATTTACGTGATGAGATCACCGGCCAGATGAAGTTGTTTTAA